In Paenibacillus sp. BIC5C1, a genomic segment contains:
- a CDS encoding glycosyltransferase family 4 protein, with amino-acid sequence MLRTLLITNQIAPYRIPVYNKINQSDSIDFTVWFLQEKESNREWNIDYSEMEFAHEQMRGFHIFVQKLDMGIHLNPGLFWRLIRFNPDVVMTTGYEAPGYWTGMLYAKIFRKRFVVWYGSTLHSSRVQNKLFNSIRKFFFGRADAFVSYGTESAKCMEHYGVDPEKIVIGYNTVDVKYYRQHYKESRKASRQNEARIQFLYIGQLIERKGLLQVLQALSKLESKNWEFRIVGSGTDEAILRKKVEEYGLSDHVLFEGYKQKEQLGTYLAQADCLIFPSLIEVWGLVVNEALATNTFVLASKYAGATKDIIADKQNGLVIDPLDQRNMIEAFQWVMGNKEYIQSQRSQGLSLWRKLHPNSYARSVETAIKKAAL; translated from the coding sequence ATGTTAAGGACATTATTGATCACCAATCAGATTGCTCCTTACCGAATTCCTGTGTACAACAAAATCAATCAGAGTGACTCAATTGATTTTACCGTTTGGTTTTTACAGGAAAAGGAATCTAACCGTGAATGGAATATTGATTATTCGGAGATGGAATTCGCACATGAGCAAATGCGCGGGTTCCATATTTTTGTGCAAAAATTAGATATGGGTATTCACCTAAACCCAGGATTATTCTGGAGGCTAATTCGCTTTAATCCGGATGTTGTTATGACAACAGGTTATGAGGCACCTGGGTACTGGACAGGAATGTTGTACGCTAAGATATTCCGTAAAAGATTTGTTGTTTGGTACGGCAGTACATTACACAGCAGTAGAGTTCAAAATAAGCTTTTTAATTCAATACGTAAATTCTTCTTTGGCAGAGCTGATGCTTTTGTGTCGTATGGTACTGAATCAGCTAAGTGTATGGAACATTATGGTGTAGATCCTGAGAAAATTGTAATCGGATATAACACAGTGGATGTGAAGTATTATCGGCAACACTATAAAGAAAGCAGGAAGGCATCGCGTCAAAATGAAGCGAGAATACAATTTCTTTACATTGGACAGTTGATCGAACGGAAGGGATTGCTCCAAGTCTTGCAGGCACTGAGTAAACTTGAATCTAAGAACTGGGAATTCAGAATTGTAGGAAGTGGGACGGACGAAGCGATTCTGCGCAAAAAAGTGGAAGAGTATGGATTATCTGATCATGTTTTATTTGAAGGCTACAAACAAAAAGAGCAGCTTGGAACGTACTTGGCCCAAGCAGACTGTCTAATTTTCCCTTCATTAATTGAGGTATGGGGACTTGTTGTTAATGAAGCTCTGGCAACAAATACCTTTGTGTTGGCATCCAAATATGCGGGGGCTACCAAGGATATTATAGCTGACAAACAAAATGGACTTGTAATAGATCCATTGGATCAACGGAACATGATTGAGGCATTCCAGTGGGTGATGGGCAACAAGGAATATATTCAATCTCAACGTTCACAGGGACTGAGTTTATGGCGCAAGCTGCATCCGAACTCTTATGCACGCTCGGTTGAAACTGCAATCAAAAAAGCTGCATTGTGA
- a CDS encoding WcaF family extracellular polysaccharide biosynthesis acetyltransferase, translated as MENKIRLDLYEQTEYSRGRNGIIVLLWWLIQGTVFRFSLHQMYGWRRWLLTRFGAEIGHGVKIRSSAKFTYPWKVTIGDHSWIGDNTEFYSLDEIAVGRHCVISQNTYLCTGSHRLNDPSFGLITKPIVIKDGAWVASDVFVYPGVIINEMAVAGARSTVIKNIPANEIHVGYPAVFIKRRFPQQIGSTIPFDRLESEMMK; from the coding sequence ATGGAAAATAAAATCAGGCTTGATTTATATGAGCAAACGGAATATTCACGTGGTAGAAATGGAATCATTGTATTGCTATGGTGGTTGATACAGGGAACTGTGTTTCGCTTTTCCCTTCATCAGATGTACGGGTGGCGTAGATGGTTATTAACTCGATTCGGGGCTGAAATTGGCCATGGTGTTAAAATTAGATCTTCCGCCAAGTTCACTTATCCATGGAAAGTGACGATTGGAGATCATAGTTGGATTGGGGATAATACAGAATTTTACAGTTTGGATGAAATCGCTGTAGGAAGGCATTGTGTGATTTCGCAGAATACTTATCTTTGTACAGGAAGTCATCGTTTGAATGATCCTTCGTTTGGATTGATTACGAAGCCAATAGTAATTAAGGATGGAGCTTGGGTCGCAAGTGACGTTTTTGTATATCCTGGTGTCATTATTAATGAAATGGCTGTTGCGGGTGCACGAAGTACAGTGATCAAGAATATTCCTGCAAATGAGATTCACGTAGGCTATCCAGCTGTCTTTATAAAGCGTCGTTTTCCTCAACAGATTGGAAGTACGATACCATTTGATCGGTTAGAAAGTGAGATGATGAAATGA
- a CDS encoding glycosyltransferase family 4 protein encodes MKPKIVFVINYFYPDVVSTGQIMTELCLYLQKDFDITVIAAQTEGTIHEKQSRFILDQLEQIQIIKINLPEVNKENKLSRLKYISAYFVWATVALLKQKKVDLIYTISQPPVLGGVIGTIGKLLKRTKHIYNIQDFNPEQAEAVGYSKKKWIANTARWVDTLSCKLADHVVTVGEDMRETLERRFNNRKVTDNSVIHNWTDEQEIIPLSKDHPKVTDFLREHHLEGKFVIMYSGNLGLYYDLENLINMTGRFAGYRDLAFVFIGEGAVKRKMQDYVEQHGIKQVYFLPFQAKENLKYSLNAADVHLVVNQKGIKGVSVPSKIYGVMAAGKPVLGVLEQGSEGYRIISESKCGRLMEPQSYEMFVKHVKDLYMLNRDELRNMGLEGRGYLEEHLKRNTSMEKYKVLLSRLASRTTDHQVVGNREYAASE; translated from the coding sequence ATGAAGCCCAAAATAGTATTTGTCATTAATTACTTTTACCCGGATGTAGTATCGACTGGGCAAATTATGACAGAGTTATGTCTTTATCTTCAAAAAGATTTTGATATAACAGTAATTGCTGCACAGACTGAGGGGACGATTCATGAAAAACAAAGTCGCTTCATTTTAGATCAATTAGAGCAAATCCAGATTATAAAGATCAATCTTCCTGAAGTTAATAAAGAGAATAAATTAAGCAGGCTGAAGTATATCTCAGCTTATTTTGTTTGGGCAACTGTTGCATTACTCAAACAGAAAAAAGTGGATTTAATATACACCATCTCCCAACCACCCGTGTTAGGTGGAGTGATTGGTACAATAGGCAAATTATTAAAAAGAACAAAGCATATCTATAACATACAAGACTTTAATCCGGAACAAGCTGAAGCAGTCGGTTACAGTAAAAAGAAATGGATTGCTAATACGGCTAGATGGGTCGATACGCTAAGTTGCAAATTAGCGGATCATGTTGTGACCGTTGGTGAAGATATGAGAGAGACGCTGGAACGCAGATTCAATAATAGGAAAGTGACTGATAATTCGGTGATTCATAACTGGACGGACGAACAAGAGATTATACCACTTTCCAAAGACCATCCGAAGGTTACAGATTTTTTGAGAGAACATCATCTTGAAGGAAAATTTGTAATCATGTATTCCGGTAACCTTGGGTTATATTACGACTTGGAGAATTTGATTAATATGACGGGGAGATTCGCTGGCTATCGGGATCTAGCATTTGTGTTTATAGGCGAAGGTGCTGTGAAACGAAAAATGCAAGACTATGTTGAGCAACATGGTATCAAACAGGTGTACTTTCTTCCTTTTCAAGCGAAGGAAAATCTGAAATATTCTTTGAATGCAGCTGATGTGCATTTGGTAGTTAACCAGAAGGGGATTAAGGGCGTCTCTGTTCCTAGTAAGATATATGGTGTGATGGCTGCTGGAAAACCTGTTCTGGGAGTATTGGAACAGGGCAGTGAGGGTTATCGAATTATCAGTGAGAGCAAGTGTGGGCGTTTAATGGAACCACAGAGTTATGAAATGTTTGTCAAACATGTGAAAGACTTATATATGCTAAATCGGGATGAACTTAGAAACATGGGTCTAGAAGGAAGGGGTTATCTGGAAGAACATCTTAAACGAAATACCTCCATGGAGAAGTACAAAGTGTTGCTTAGCAGACTCGCATCCAGAACGACGGACCACCAGGTGGTTGGGAATAGGGAGTATGCGGCATCTGAATAA
- a CDS encoding sugar phosphate nucleotidyltransferase, whose protein sequence is MKLVLLSGGSGKRLWPLSNDARSKQFLRVLQDDDMQMVSMVQRVWRQLELSGLGAESYIATGKSQIEMMQSQVGTEVPLIVEPERRDTFPAIALAATYLYSVKSIGLNEVVAILPVDPYVENHFFNVVQQLEVAINHSGAHIGLIGVKPTYPSSKYGYIIPGTSGQSHGELEILQVQRFQEKPTEEQAELLISNGALWNCGVFAFKLDYIINKLQEKGLPIQYEELLKQYANLPEISFDYEVLEKERETIVIPYEGYWKDLGTWNTLTEEMGSKQIGKGIVSLDCTNTHLINELDIPVVVLGVSDIVVATSPDGILVTDKSASPRIKETINFNTGPKYEERQWGWCKTLDVQQYEDGNQVTTKRLHVISGKNLSYCLSRSCQEVWTIVRGSAEFIHNGNRMSIKAGNVLHIPAMTMHGLKAITDVEFIVVQSGPLIMENDLVELYTDWEEIEQHCVKI, encoded by the coding sequence ATGAAACTTGTACTGCTGTCAGGCGGATCAGGGAAACGACTTTGGCCGTTATCCAATGATGCACGTTCAAAACAATTTTTGCGTGTACTCCAAGATGATGACATGCAAATGGTATCCATGGTTCAACGTGTATGGCGCCAGCTTGAATTAAGTGGGTTGGGTGCTGAAAGCTATATTGCTACTGGTAAATCACAAATAGAAATGATGCAAAGCCAAGTAGGTACAGAAGTACCTTTGATTGTAGAACCCGAACGAAGGGATACATTTCCTGCTATTGCACTTGCCGCAACCTATCTGTATTCAGTAAAAAGTATCGGGCTCAATGAAGTAGTAGCCATCTTACCTGTAGATCCATATGTGGAAAATCACTTCTTCAATGTTGTTCAGCAGTTGGAAGTGGCAATCAATCACAGTGGAGCTCATATTGGACTTATAGGTGTGAAACCAACTTATCCATCTTCTAAATATGGTTATATTATTCCAGGTACCTCTGGGCAATCTCATGGGGAATTGGAGATTCTTCAGGTTCAACGATTCCAGGAAAAACCTACAGAGGAACAGGCTGAGCTATTAATTAGTAATGGAGCTCTTTGGAATTGTGGTGTATTTGCTTTTAAATTGGATTATATCATTAATAAGTTGCAAGAAAAGGGCTTGCCAATACAGTATGAAGAGCTTCTTAAACAATATGCTAACCTACCTGAAATAAGTTTTGATTATGAGGTGCTGGAGAAAGAACGCGAAACCATCGTTATTCCTTATGAGGGATATTGGAAAGATTTGGGAACTTGGAATACGTTAACAGAGGAAATGGGATCCAAGCAAATTGGAAAAGGTATTGTCAGTTTAGATTGTACGAATACTCATTTGATTAATGAATTGGATATACCAGTTGTAGTCCTTGGAGTATCAGATATTGTAGTGGCAACGAGCCCAGATGGTATTTTGGTTACAGACAAGAGTGCAAGTCCCAGGATTAAAGAAACTATTAATTTTAATACAGGGCCTAAATATGAAGAACGTCAATGGGGCTGGTGCAAAACGCTGGACGTGCAACAGTATGAAGACGGGAATCAGGTGACTACCAAAAGGCTGCATGTGATTTCGGGGAAAAATTTAAGTTATTGCCTAAGTCGTAGCTGTCAGGAAGTATGGACAATTGTTAGGGGAAGCGCTGAGTTTATTCACAACGGTAACCGAATGAGCATCAAGGCAGGGAATGTACTCCATATTCCAGCTATGACTATGCATGGTCTAAAAGCAATAACGGACGTGGAATTTATTGTTGTTCAATCAGGACCTTTAATTATGGAGAATGATTTGGTTGAGTTATATACAGATTGGGAAGAAATTGAACAACATTGTGTGAAAATCTAA
- a CDS encoding UDP-glucose/GDP-mannose dehydrogenase family protein, producing the protein MKLTVIGTGYVGLVSGVCFSELGNEVICVDKLENKIEMLNEGLVPIYEPGLEELIAKNKLAGRLTFTTDLTNAVQQADIIIIAVGTPPLPSGEANLAFIHQAAEDIALSMNGYKIIVTKSTVPVGTNEQVEGIVSRYSKYPFAVASVPEFLREGSAVQDTLNPDRIVIGSASKDAFEKLSSLHSELTSNIILTDVRSAEMIKYASNAFLSTKISFINEIANICEKVGADVTRVAEGMGYDKRIGASFLQAGIGYGGSCFPKDTQALIHIANSVKYDFKLLQSVVEVNTKQRLNIIEKLHEALGSLHGIRIGIWGLAFKPNTDDVRDAPAIEIIHKLLELGAIVQVYDPIAMDNFRREITDIPLIQWSESAIQAATGCDALCLLTEWAEFSEIPLNDLANVMNQPILVDGRNSYSAEQILDSSFEYYSVGRPNLTKIVSDTVSLAN; encoded by the coding sequence ATGAAATTGACAGTGATCGGTACAGGGTATGTAGGTCTGGTATCTGGTGTTTGTTTTTCGGAACTTGGTAATGAAGTAATCTGTGTGGATAAATTGGAAAATAAGATTGAAATGTTAAACGAGGGCTTAGTCCCAATTTATGAACCAGGGCTGGAAGAACTTATTGCAAAAAATAAATTGGCGGGCCGTTTAACCTTCACTACGGATTTAACCAACGCTGTACAGCAAGCAGATATTATTATCATTGCGGTTGGAACTCCTCCACTTCCCAGTGGTGAAGCTAATCTTGCATTTATCCACCAAGCTGCTGAGGATATCGCACTTTCAATGAATGGTTACAAAATTATCGTAACCAAGAGCACAGTACCTGTAGGGACAAATGAGCAGGTTGAGGGAATTGTAAGTAGATACAGTAAGTATCCTTTTGCGGTAGCTTCTGTACCTGAATTTTTAAGAGAAGGTTCTGCAGTGCAAGATACGCTTAATCCAGATCGAATTGTTATTGGTTCTGCCAGTAAAGATGCTTTTGAGAAATTATCTTCGCTGCATAGTGAACTGACATCTAACATTATTTTAACGGATGTTCGATCAGCCGAGATGATTAAGTATGCTTCGAATGCCTTCCTATCCACTAAAATCTCATTCATTAATGAAATTGCCAACATTTGTGAAAAGGTGGGAGCGGATGTCACACGAGTAGCTGAAGGCATGGGATATGATAAGCGAATTGGTGCCTCTTTCTTACAAGCTGGAATAGGTTATGGTGGGTCATGCTTTCCAAAAGATACACAGGCGCTCATTCATATCGCCAATAGTGTTAAATATGACTTTAAGTTGCTTCAATCCGTTGTGGAAGTAAATACGAAACAAAGGTTAAACATAATCGAGAAGCTACATGAAGCGCTTGGCTCTCTGCATGGGATACGTATTGGAATCTGGGGGCTGGCTTTCAAACCCAATACAGATGATGTAAGAGATGCTCCAGCTATTGAAATTATTCATAAGCTCCTTGAATTAGGCGCGATAGTCCAAGTTTACGATCCTATTGCAATGGACAATTTCAGAAGAGAAATTACGGATATACCATTGATTCAATGGTCTGAAAGTGCAATTCAAGCTGCAACAGGATGTGATGCACTTTGTCTGTTGACAGAGTGGGCTGAATTTTCGGAGATTCCTCTGAATGATTTGGCTAACGTAATGAATCAACCCATTTTGGTGGATGGTCGGAATTCATACAGTGCTGAACAAATATTAGATTCTTCTTTTGAGTATTATTCTGTGGGGCGTCCTAATTTGACCAAGATAGTATCAGATACAGTTTCATTAGCAAACTAA
- a CDS encoding LCP family protein: MKLWLKITLSALSLFLIGILGYGIFVYYTVKSTANDMYEPLDPVKPVNIVTDVRGGNEVKINEKDPFTVMVMGVDERSTDVGRTDTIIVLSVNPAKKSVLMFNIPRDTRTEIVGHNTVDKINHAYAFGGVNMALDTVEKFLDSPIDYYIKVNMQGFTQLIDLLGGVEVNNRFAFDYQGYHYNEGTIKLNGSEALGYTRMRYDDPRGDIGRNSRQRQILERLMQTTLQVSNVIHLQTILSEIGDNVRTDITFEEMKGLLLDYRSDLENIETIELQGEGTKIDGVYYYLIDQEERDRAHGLIQKHLSQ; this comes from the coding sequence ATGAAGCTATGGCTTAAAATCACTTTAAGTGCATTATCGTTATTTTTAATAGGCATTCTTGGTTACGGTATTTTTGTATATTACACTGTAAAATCGACTGCCAATGATATGTATGAACCCCTTGATCCAGTGAAGCCAGTTAACATTGTGACTGATGTTAGAGGGGGAAATGAAGTCAAGATTAATGAGAAGGATCCATTTACGGTTATGGTCATGGGTGTGGATGAGCGAAGTACAGATGTGGGACGTACAGATACCATCATTGTTCTAAGTGTTAATCCTGCGAAGAAATCAGTGCTTATGTTTAATATACCGCGTGATACAAGGACTGAAATCGTCGGTCATAACACTGTAGATAAAATTAATCATGCTTACGCCTTTGGAGGTGTAAACATGGCGTTAGATACAGTTGAAAAGTTTTTGGATTCACCTATTGATTATTATATCAAAGTTAATATGCAGGGATTCACCCAACTCATTGATTTATTAGGTGGAGTGGAAGTTAATAATCGTTTTGCTTTTGATTATCAAGGTTACCATTATAATGAAGGCACAATCAAGTTAAATGGCAGTGAAGCTCTTGGGTATACAAGAATGCGTTATGATGATCCGCGAGGTGATATTGGTAGGAATAGCAGACAAAGACAAATACTGGAACGCCTTATGCAGACAACACTCCAAGTATCGAATGTCATACATCTTCAAACGATTTTGAGTGAGATTGGCGATAATGTGAGAACAGATATTACATTTGAAGAGATGAAGGGCTTGTTATTAGATTATCGTTCTGATTTGGAAAATATAGAAACGATAGAACTACAAGGTGAGGGTACGAAGATTGACGGGGTTTATTATTATTTGATTGATCAGGAAGAAAGAGATAGGGCTCACGGTTTAATACAAAAGCACTTATCCCAATAA
- a CDS encoding acyltransferase family protein: MDKKLVNEIFWLRSISCLAIVLIHAIEASIDFQTKQLGSTFFSLETLHLLLLFATPTYAFISEFLLAKAYRDGVPPGFLIKRMRNLLIPYCFMGIIYAVFDMTEGFTWSAVIVETVKNIVMGDFVAWFILLIFQFYILHMILSRVLNRIPPLRALIFSFVLNVLYLAFFNLIQPIAIIPFHDYIWARGYWIPCLGWLFYFTVGYYAGRNYEYVIQWLQRHKLWIFGSTLLMMALVFLFNNLIFTKTTSKRPDMLLYTCCVIGLIFYVSNKVRQIPRWVYQISSYSFSIYLLHKLFMGWIPYIPLVGFIGYTIILFISSLTGSIIMTYLFNRIPFGRYLVGGIQHVKPKETNLPFQSKTAIET; this comes from the coding sequence ATGGATAAGAAGTTGGTTAATGAAATATTTTGGCTTCGGAGTATATCATGCCTGGCTATTGTATTAATCCATGCAATTGAAGCTTCAATTGACTTTCAAACCAAACAATTAGGCTCGACATTCTTTTCTCTCGAGACTCTCCATCTGTTATTACTGTTTGCAACACCTACCTACGCGTTCATTTCGGAGTTTTTATTGGCAAAAGCCTACAGAGATGGTGTGCCACCTGGGTTTCTTATAAAAAGAATGAGAAACCTTCTGATTCCCTATTGTTTTATGGGAATTATATACGCAGTATTTGATATGACAGAAGGATTTACATGGAGTGCAGTCATTGTTGAAACGGTAAAAAATATTGTTATGGGCGATTTTGTAGCCTGGTTTATACTTCTTATTTTTCAGTTTTATATTCTGCATATGATCTTAAGTAGGGTACTAAACCGTATTCCTCCTTTGAGAGCTCTTATTTTTTCGTTTGTTTTAAATGTTTTGTACTTGGCTTTCTTTAATCTGATTCAGCCGATAGCTATAATTCCATTTCATGATTACATTTGGGCCCGTGGCTATTGGATTCCGTGTTTAGGTTGGTTATTTTATTTTACAGTCGGTTATTATGCTGGACGTAATTACGAGTATGTTATTCAATGGTTACAACGTCATAAATTATGGATATTTGGTTCGACTTTATTGATGATGGCTCTTGTTTTTCTGTTCAATAATCTCATTTTTACTAAAACAACTTCGAAGAGACCTGATATGCTTCTATATACTTGCTGTGTTATTGGACTGATTTTTTATGTATCTAACAAGGTACGTCAGATTCCACGATGGGTCTACCAGATAAGCAGTTACTCTTTCAGTATCTATTTGCTTCATAAACTTTTTATGGGGTGGATCCCTTATATACCATTAGTGGGATTTATAGGATATACAATAATATTATTTATATCAAGTTTAACTGGCTCTATTATTATGACGTATCTATTTAATCGAATACCTTTTGGCAGATATCTAGTCGGAGGGATCCAACATGTGAAACCAAAGGAAACAAATCTTCCATTCCAATCCAAAACGGCTATAGAAACATAA
- a CDS encoding VanZ family protein: MRRSSVSIHKKNKLRIRRSLWFLGSIIFISLWILFIWSMSAQSYQQQTIQPFLHKLSEQVRLGFSLPDISINYGEKHYSLQKKPFDFLEFIIRKSGHLFIYAVLAALVYGTLRQRKLSSKTATLFALFVVSLIASTDEYIQQFSPNRTASIRDVGVDLVGGCVGIILFTLSRRVYKGKSKT; this comes from the coding sequence ATGCGGCGGAGTTCTGTGAGTATTCACAAGAAAAACAAATTGCGGATACGCCGGTCTCTTTGGTTCCTAGGATCTATAATATTTATTTCATTATGGATTTTATTCATATGGTCAATGTCGGCACAGTCATATCAGCAGCAGACAATTCAACCTTTCCTACATAAATTATCTGAGCAGGTGAGGTTGGGTTTCAGTTTACCTGATATATCAATCAACTATGGTGAAAAGCATTATTCACTTCAGAAGAAGCCGTTTGATTTCTTGGAATTTATTATCCGAAAAAGTGGACATCTATTTATCTATGCTGTACTGGCTGCTTTAGTTTATGGGACTTTGCGTCAAAGAAAGTTAAGCAGTAAAACTGCTACCCTATTCGCATTATTTGTTGTTAGTTTGATTGCTTCAACGGATGAGTATATTCAACAATTCAGTCCTAATCGAACTGCTTCCATACGTGATGTTGGAGTAGATTTGGTTGGAGGATGTGTAGGTATTATCTTATTCACATTAAGTAGGAGAGTGTATAAAGGAAAATCGAAAACATAA
- a CDS encoding ABC transporter ATP-binding protein → MQQEPVVRLQGVSKIISSRSLVSDLTLDISPGQVFGFLGPNGAGKTTTIRMMVGLMSISQGDIIISGHSVKNEFEQAIAQVGAIVENPEMYKFLTGYQNLVHFARMSPGITKERIAETIERVGLTARIHDKVKTYSLGMRQRLGVAQAILHKPKLLVLDEPTNGLDPQGIRELRDYLRQLCQEEGITVFVSSHLLSEMELMCDTVAIIQNGKLIDVRNLRAEAGADVLTEVAFEVNDAPRAAEVISEATVQGNAIVIRLSREQIPDLNARLVSEGFQVYGIRNVTHTLEDQFLQVTGGGSIE, encoded by the coding sequence ATGCAGCAGGAGCCGGTCGTCCGTCTTCAGGGCGTCAGTAAAATCATCTCCTCCCGATCATTGGTCAGTGACCTGACTCTGGATATTTCTCCGGGGCAGGTTTTTGGTTTTTTAGGACCCAATGGAGCGGGGAAAACAACAACGATTCGAATGATGGTAGGACTGATGTCCATCAGTCAAGGAGATATCATCATCTCGGGACACAGTGTAAAGAATGAATTTGAGCAAGCCATAGCTCAGGTTGGGGCTATTGTTGAAAATCCAGAAATGTACAAGTTTCTGACTGGATATCAGAATCTCGTTCACTTTGCCCGGATGTCACCTGGTATTACGAAAGAACGCATTGCCGAGACGATTGAACGTGTTGGGCTTACAGCCCGAATTCATGACAAGGTAAAGACCTATTCTCTGGGTATGCGGCAGCGTTTGGGCGTGGCCCAAGCCATATTACATAAACCAAAGTTACTGGTATTGGATGAACCCACCAACGGACTTGATCCGCAGGGGATCCGGGAACTCAGGGATTATTTGCGTCAGCTCTGTCAGGAGGAAGGAATCACCGTCTTTGTATCCAGCCACTTGCTGTCGGAGATGGAATTGATGTGTGATACCGTTGCGATTATCCAAAATGGCAAATTGATTGATGTAAGAAATCTCAGGGCTGAGGCGGGAGCGGACGTACTTACTGAAGTTGCTTTTGAAGTAAATGATGCCCCACGTGCAGCCGAAGTAATTAGCGAGGCTACAGTGCAGGGCAATGCCATTGTAATTCGTTTATCCCGTGAGCAGATTCCGGACTTGAATGCGAGGCTGGTCAGTGAAGGATTCCAGGTATACGGTATCCGTAACGTAACCCATACGCTGGAAGATCAATTTTTGCAGGTGACTGGGGGCGGAAGCATTGAGTAA
- a CDS encoding ABC transporter permease — protein sequence MSNFGNLIMNENMKIFRRPRTWIMLSILALISLLMPVLLNEGMGSSEVPYWQAAITTVQIVFFLNTIFCVVIAAEAVAGEFTWGTIKLLLIRPWSRSKILASKYLSVIGFSVLSTLLVVILATVMSYMLFSHSVTPDGSGASASHAFALWGYLYVDLFITLAIAFMVSSVFRSGALAIGLSLFIMFTQNLFSLIFNPVRYEWAKYVLFNNMDLSRYMDSAADYGLLGDGNAGMTLGFSIAVLAVYYVIFMLISWVVFNKRDVAG from the coding sequence TTGAGTAATTTCGGCAATCTCATTATGAATGAAAACATGAAAATTTTCCGTCGTCCGCGTACTTGGATTATGTTATCCATTCTGGCATTGATCTCGCTGTTGATGCCGGTTCTGCTCAATGAAGGCATGGGGTCCAGTGAGGTCCCATACTGGCAAGCAGCTATTACAACCGTTCAGATTGTCTTTTTCCTGAATACCATCTTCTGTGTCGTCATTGCAGCTGAAGCGGTAGCTGGTGAGTTCACATGGGGAACGATTAAACTACTGCTGATTCGTCCGTGGTCGCGCAGCAAAATACTGGCATCCAAATATTTGTCCGTGATTGGATTCAGTGTTCTGAGTACGTTACTTGTTGTTATTCTGGCAACCGTAATGTCGTATATGCTGTTCTCCCATTCCGTAACTCCGGATGGAAGCGGTGCTTCTGCATCACACGCATTTGCACTATGGGGATATCTGTACGTGGACTTGTTTATTACGCTCGCTATTGCCTTTATGGTCTCCTCCGTGTTTCGTTCGGGAGCTCTGGCAATCGGTTTGTCTCTATTTATCATGTTTACACAGAATTTGTTCTCATTAATCTTCAATCCTGTTCGTTACGAATGGGCCAAGTATGTTCTGTTTAATAACATGGATCTCAGTCGCTATATGGATTCAGCGGCGGATTATGGATTGCTTGGCGATGGAAATGCAGGTATGACACTTGGGTTTTCTATTGCTGTGCTAGCTGTATATTATGTCATTTTCATGTTGATCTCATGGGTTGTATTCAACAAAAGAGATGTGGCAGGCTAA